A window from uncultured Desulfobacter sp. encodes these proteins:
- a CDS encoding TAXI family TRAP transporter solute-binding subunit, with protein MKGKHLLILGFIGVVSMIFCQPGFAKERIVFGGGPAGGTFQVVANSIQVYKPMKEVKEFKVQAQSSGGSTENLRKTNAGSQQMSVLYSGHVYQGRHGLLSNDTRKYEDVLAVAWLYGAPAQLVVRKDSGIKSTKDLVGKKVGVGNAGSGAFANCELFFKHMGIWDKIERNAMGYNDAAQAFGNNQLDAFWLFVGYPTGAVMMAAQTNDIAMIDLDADAKSTGFYDKHPYFAKVTIPANTYKGVDSDTPSFQDSAIWVANAKVSDETVYKMLSLIFSDEGLAHMKAQKKTFKSMSVEHGAAGIVTPFHPGAEKFWKEKGVL; from the coding sequence ATGAAGGGTAAACATCTACTAATTCTTGGCTTTATTGGGGTCGTTTCCATGATTTTTTGTCAACCGGGCTTTGCCAAGGAACGCATCGTATTCGGCGGCGGCCCTGCAGGCGGAACGTTTCAGGTTGTGGCCAACAGTATTCAGGTTTATAAACCAATGAAAGAGGTCAAAGAGTTTAAAGTTCAGGCTCAGTCCTCCGGTGGATCAACTGAGAACTTAAGAAAAACTAATGCCGGCAGCCAGCAGATGAGCGTTCTTTATTCCGGGCATGTTTACCAGGGGCGCCATGGTCTGCTGTCAAACGATACCAGAAAATATGAAGACGTACTGGCCGTGGCATGGCTTTACGGCGCACCGGCACAGCTTGTTGTGCGTAAAGATTCGGGCATTAAAAGCACCAAAGACCTTGTGGGTAAAAAAGTAGGTGTGGGCAATGCCGGTTCCGGCGCATTTGCCAATTGCGAACTCTTTTTTAAACACATGGGAATTTGGGATAAAATAGAAAGAAACGCCATGGGATACAATGATGCGGCCCAGGCCTTCGGCAACAATCAGCTTGACGCATTCTGGTTGTTCGTTGGATACCCCACAGGAGCCGTTATGATGGCTGCCCAAACCAATGATATTGCTATGATTGATCTTGATGCCGATGCAAAATCAACAGGTTTTTATGATAAACATCCCTATTTTGCAAAAGTTACGATTCCTGCAAACACATATAAGGGCGTTGATTCTGACACACCTTCATTCCAGGATTCCGCCATCTGGGTGGCAAACGCCAAAGTGTCGGACGAGACTGTTTACAAAATGCTGAGCTTGATTTTTTCCGATGAAGGGCTTGCCCATATGAAGGCCCAGAAAAAAACATTTAAGAGTATGTCTGTCGAACACGGCGCTGCCGGTATCGTTACGCCTTTTCATCCAGGTGCTGAAAAGTTCTGGAAGGAAAAAGGAGTTTTATAG
- a CDS encoding TRAP transporter fused permease subunit — MYEKLNRLEQIIFDILSIILVLFYSWSAIVQPMATQYHRGIYVIITYILVFLLYKSKSLVGRIIDYVLILLSIVSIGYWMVLFEAINYRTGAETTTDMIFAVIGVLIGIELARRVVGNVFVLMGALMLIYGVYGYMAPDLISHAGAPFTELCTSIFYKSDGVFGIMANVLATYVILFVLFGAYLEKCGAQKFFIDWPLAAVGHKVGGPAKVSVIASGLFGSISGSAIANTVSTGMFTIPMMKKAGFKPHVAGGIEPAASIGGMFMPPIMGAGGFIMAELTGVPYSRIMLVAIFPALMYFFSVFCMVHYEAKKDNIVGEKSDQSAGQIFKTEWFYTIPLIAITILMLTGYSPGFSAILGLVTCLFISRVKSDTSMDLTMGLIVTGIFLISLINGFVGGAGSVVIPQWVGLLIGIAAAVLVYVKKPEQVKPGLVNFIEAARSGTENSLKIGATVGVIGIIIGVLTFSGLVLTFADIVIELAGGSLLLTILLVALASLVLGMGVPVTAAYLITAVVAVPALTHLGVNEVAAHMIVYWLSQDSNITPPVCIAAFAGATIAKANMWRTALASFKFAKFLYLGPLLFGYVPGFSLDGTPMDIIKAFIAILFGTWAYSWLLSGIWIKSIRKMFNGKKVDA, encoded by the coding sequence GTGTACGAGAAACTCAATCGACTGGAACAAATTATATTCGACATCCTTTCAATCATTCTGGTTCTGTTTTACTCCTGGTCTGCCATCGTGCAACCCATGGCAACACAGTACCACCGGGGGATATATGTAATTATCACCTATATCCTTGTCTTCCTGTTGTATAAATCAAAATCCCTTGTCGGCAGGATTATTGACTATGTGTTGATTCTTTTATCCATTGTTTCCATCGGATACTGGATGGTGCTTTTTGAAGCCATCAATTACCGGACCGGTGCAGAAACTACCACTGACATGATTTTTGCCGTTATCGGCGTCCTTATCGGCATTGAACTTGCCCGTCGTGTTGTGGGCAATGTGTTTGTTCTCATGGGTGCCTTAATGCTGATTTACGGGGTGTACGGATATATGGCCCCGGATTTGATTTCCCACGCCGGGGCACCATTTACGGAGTTGTGTACCAGCATTTTTTATAAAAGTGACGGTGTCTTCGGCATCATGGCCAATGTTCTGGCAACATATGTCATTTTATTTGTTCTGTTCGGGGCATACCTTGAAAAATGCGGGGCTCAAAAATTTTTTATTGACTGGCCTTTGGCGGCCGTTGGTCATAAGGTTGGGGGACCGGCGAAGGTATCTGTTATCGCATCCGGTCTTTTCGGCTCAATCTCCGGTTCAGCCATTGCCAATACCGTTTCCACCGGCATGTTTACCATCCCCATGATGAAAAAAGCAGGATTCAAGCCCCATGTGGCCGGAGGTATTGAACCGGCAGCCTCCATCGGCGGGATGTTCATGCCCCCGATCATGGGTGCGGGCGGTTTCATTATGGCGGAGCTGACCGGTGTGCCCTACTCCAGAATCATGCTGGTGGCCATTTTCCCGGCACTTATGTATTTTTTCAGTGTGTTCTGCATGGTCCACTATGAGGCCAAAAAAGACAATATCGTTGGTGAGAAAAGTGATCAATCTGCCGGACAGATTTTTAAAACCGAATGGTTTTATACCATTCCCTTGATTGCCATCACTATCTTGATGCTCACGGGGTATTCTCCGGGATTTTCGGCGATCCTCGGCCTTGTGACCTGCCTTTTTATCAGCCGTGTGAAATCGGATACATCCATGGATCTGACCATGGGCCTGATTGTCACCGGGATATTTTTAATCTCTTTAATCAACGGTTTTGTGGGCGGCGCCGGCAGTGTCGTTATTCCCCAGTGGGTTGGCCTGTTGATCGGTATTGCCGCCGCTGTTCTGGTATATGTCAAAAAGCCTGAACAGGTGAAGCCCGGATTGGTTAATTTTATTGAGGCAGCCCGCTCGGGTACTGAAAACAGTCTTAAAATCGGTGCTACGGTGGGGGTTATCGGAATTATTATAGGTGTTCTAACCTTTTCCGGCCTGGTGTTGACCTTTGCAGATATCGTGATTGAACTTGCCGGCGGGTCCCTGCTTTTGACCATACTGCTTGTGGCCCTGGCGTCTCTGGTCTTGGGTATGGGGGTTCCCGTTACCGCAGCTTATTTGATTACTGCTGTTGTGGCGGTACCGGCATTGACCCATCTTGGGGTCAATGAGGTTGCTGCGCATATGATTGTTTACTGGCTGTCCCAGGATTCAAATATAACACCCCCCGTCTGTATTGCCGCTTTCGCCGGTGCAACCATTGCCAAGGCAAATATGTGGCGCACAGCCCTGGCCTCTTTTAAATTTGCAAAATTTTTGTACCTGGGTCCCCTCCTTTTTGGATACGTCCCCGGATTTTCTTTGGACGGTACCCCCATGGACATTATTAAAGCCTTCATTGCCATTCTTTTTGGAACCTGGGCATATTCCTGGCTCCTTAGTGGAATATGGATCAAATCTATAAGAAAGATGTTTAATGGAAAAAAAGTCGATGCCTGA
- a CDS encoding MarR family transcriptional regulator, whose amino-acid sequence MDNYTKIIDQSIGYLVGRLSRAIIKRLSKKFQDAGFDISYEQWSVLVHLYREDGQTQQALARTAVKDKAAVTRLLNGLEKKNIVLRIPDRNDKRSNFVYLTNKAKEIKPHLVGFVEEMLDEAAQGIDPEEMDRCRTTINRIFSNFDRLNNTPDSV is encoded by the coding sequence GTGGACAATTACACCAAGATCATTGATCAATCCATAGGTTATCTTGTGGGCCGTTTATCCCGGGCAATCATAAAGCGGCTGTCAAAAAAATTTCAGGACGCAGGCTTTGATATCAGTTACGAGCAGTGGAGCGTCCTTGTTCATCTTTACCGTGAAGACGGCCAGACCCAGCAGGCCCTTGCCCGGACCGCCGTTAAAGATAAAGCTGCCGTTACCCGTCTGTTAAACGGACTTGAGAAAAAAAATATTGTGCTCAGAATTCCGGACAGAAATGATAAACGCAGCAATTTTGTTTACCTTACCAATAAAGCCAAAGAGATAAAACCCCATCTTGTCGGCTTTGTGGAAGAGATGCTGGATGAAGCGGCACAGGGAATTGATCCCGAGGAGATGGACCGCTGCAGAACCACCATCAACCGCATATTTTCAAATTTTGATCGTCTGAACAATACCCCTGATTCTGTCTGA
- a CDS encoding antibiotic biosynthesis monooxygenase family protein — MINVIASIHVKEGQLDKFIEIFKSNIPAVLNEEGCIGYTPTVDVPTGLPPQVLDKKVVTILEKWDSVEALMAHLSSPHMLDYKEKTSEIVESMDIKVLKEV, encoded by the coding sequence ATGATAAACGTGATTGCATCAATTCATGTCAAAGAAGGTCAATTAGACAAATTTATTGAAATTTTCAAATCCAATATCCCTGCGGTTCTTAACGAAGAGGGGTGCATTGGCTATACGCCGACGGTTGACGTGCCCACAGGACTCCCGCCCCAGGTGTTAGATAAAAAGGTGGTCACCATTCTTGAAAAGTGGGACAGTGTCGAGGCGTTAATGGCACATTTGTCATCGCCGCATATGCTTGATTATAAAGAAAAAACAAGTGAAATTGTTGAGTCAATGGATATTAAGGTTTTAAAAGAAGTGTAA
- a CDS encoding diguanylate cyclase: MSIRNRIFIFAVLVTAIPSLSMGLLLQNMLQTTLEEKVEQKFIDSAQIMEREVSLWLKKRVYDLTVFSNASILSDAVRAYLNMPGERTEDTQERPPNIKILETYLSTLQHQFKHYVRIFVLSKTGSVIAASQSGGRDRPFPFPDDYREQISDRQWFKSNSYIDPRDKSPLMLIGVPLFLDQFYEYETLLAIEVRLTGLQPLLNPVEFGDSGDWTYESLVDVKTGQQFLFGRGVKKIIGQVTPSPSADRQTLHEYTNGTGDRLMGLVVPFRELEWELFIVENYEKAFSGLIHARHRNIIIVCCFSVLMAIVAYLLTRQIMVPLSALTRGAEKVAEGDLDVRLPVRRNDEIGFATTVFNEMVAKLKLSQAKLEQLATTDPLTGLNNRKRVMGVLRDLYAYYRRYEAEFSVLMLDVDHFKVVNDTYGHQAGDTVLKQVAELLNENLRNVDAAGRYGGEEFIVILAESGVDESIQAAERIRKAVASHTFIHEDQKIQIHISVGIGRIRKEDRDEQKVVGRADMALYRAKNEGRNRVVYQAFDDQETHAEDS, from the coding sequence TTGAGTATCAGAAACCGGATTTTTATTTTTGCGGTATTGGTCACCGCCATACCGTCTCTGTCCATGGGGCTTTTGCTTCAGAACATGCTGCAAACCACCCTGGAGGAAAAGGTTGAGCAAAAGTTCATTGACTCCGCACAGATCATGGAACGGGAAGTCTCCCTGTGGCTTAAAAAGCGGGTGTATGACCTGACCGTATTCTCCAATGCATCAATTTTGTCGGACGCTGTCAGGGCATATCTGAATATGCCTGGAGAACGGACAGAGGACACTCAAGAGCGGCCGCCGAATATCAAAATACTTGAGACCTACCTGAGTACATTGCAGCACCAGTTTAAACATTATGTCCGGATTTTTGTTCTATCCAAGACCGGCTCTGTGATCGCCGCTTCCCAAAGCGGCGGTCGTGACCGGCCGTTTCCCTTTCCCGATGATTACAGAGAACAGATTTCAGACCGTCAATGGTTCAAGAGCAACAGCTATATTGATCCACGGGATAAGTCGCCCCTTATGCTGATCGGGGTTCCCCTGTTTCTGGATCAGTTTTATGAGTATGAAACATTGCTGGCCATTGAAGTCAGGCTCACCGGATTACAGCCCTTATTGAATCCGGTTGAATTTGGGGATTCCGGAGACTGGACCTATGAATCCCTTGTGGATGTGAAAACCGGCCAACAGTTTCTGTTCGGCAGGGGTGTAAAAAAAATTATTGGCCAGGTGACTCCGTCGCCGTCTGCGGACAGGCAAACCCTTCATGAATATACCAACGGCACAGGGGATCGCTTAATGGGGCTGGTTGTCCCGTTCCGGGAACTGGAATGGGAGCTCTTTATTGTGGAAAATTACGAAAAGGCCTTTTCCGGACTGATCCATGCCCGGCACCGGAATATTATTATCGTTTGCTGTTTCAGTGTGTTAATGGCGATTGTGGCGTATCTGTTGACCCGGCAGATCATGGTGCCTTTGTCGGCGTTGACCCGGGGGGCGGAAAAAGTGGCCGAAGGTGATCTAGATGTTCGACTTCCGGTGCGCCGCAACGATGAGATTGGCTTTGCAACCACGGTGTTCAATGAGATGGTCGCCAAACTGAAGCTTAGTCAGGCAAAATTGGAGCAGCTGGCAACAACCGATCCTCTGACTGGTTTAAACAACAGAAAACGGGTGATGGGTGTTCTGCGCGATCTTTATGCGTATTATCGTCGGTATGAGGCAGAGTTTTCAGTATTGATGCTTGACGTGGATCATTTCAAGGTTGTTAACGATACCTACGGACACCAGGCCGGAGATACGGTATTAAAGCAGGTGGCTGAACTCTTGAATGAAAATTTGCGAAATGTTGACGCTGCCGGCCGGTACGGCGGGGAGGAATTTATCGTGATCCTTGCAGAGTCTGGGGTAGATGAATCTATCCAGGCGGCGGAACGTATCAGAAAAGCCGTTGCAAGCCATACGTTTATTCATGAAGACCAGAAGATTCAGATTCACATTTCTGTGGGTATCGGCAGAATCCGGAAAGAGGACAGGGATGAGCAGAAGGTTGTGGGGCGGGCTGATATGGCGCTCTACCGGGCCAAGAATGAGGGCCGAAACCGTGTTGTTTACCAGGCTTTTGACGACCAGGAAACCCACGCAGAAGACTCCTGA
- a CDS encoding SH3 domain-containing protein — translation MNQTIFNFGSKGASFKYITKPAAGLLVVLFLLSCTAQKSVKVVEDSQVCQAEKNKEIEEIKKKNATIENSQILKLEQKNAELTYKLAEQKLLSKKLQQALLTKHKETDACRQANEKLIKELSQSKAKLATRGSKLEAATLIAEATAVISTLSQKQLNAPQKIIQKRAMENLEESKHELSEGNFENAAYLSREAMAQAKGLDINCAAGPGEKEIFFSTPLQMKLFTTGNLRKGPSIKANVQKVLQEGRSVIVVGQKRNWVRVKLADSDETGWIHLSLLY, via the coding sequence ATGAATCAAACAATATTCAATTTCGGCAGTAAAGGCGCGTCGTTCAAATACATTACAAAACCGGCGGCCGGTTTGCTGGTAGTGCTTTTTTTGTTATCCTGTACGGCGCAAAAGTCTGTAAAAGTCGTCGAGGATTCCCAGGTCTGCCAAGCAGAGAAAAACAAGGAGATAGAAGAAATTAAGAAAAAGAATGCGACCATCGAGAATTCGCAAATCCTCAAGTTAGAGCAAAAAAATGCGGAGCTGACCTATAAACTGGCTGAGCAAAAACTGCTGTCAAAAAAATTACAGCAAGCATTGCTGACAAAACATAAAGAAACCGATGCCTGCCGCCAGGCCAACGAAAAACTGATCAAGGAACTCTCCCAAAGCAAGGCTAAACTGGCGACCCGGGGCAGTAAACTCGAAGCGGCCACACTGATCGCCGAGGCCACGGCGGTGATCAGCACGTTGTCCCAAAAGCAATTGAATGCACCCCAGAAAATAATTCAGAAAAGGGCGATGGAAAACCTTGAAGAGAGTAAACACGAACTGTCAGAAGGAAACTTTGAAAATGCAGCCTACCTGTCCAGAGAAGCGATGGCCCAGGCAAAGGGCCTTGACATCAACTGCGCCGCCGGTCCTGGGGAAAAGGAGATCTTTTTTTCAACACCGTTGCAGATGAAATTATTTACAACCGGGAACCTCCGGAAAGGACCGTCCATAAAGGCGAACGTACAAAAGGTTCTTCAGGAAGGACGCAGTGTTATTGTTGTCGGACAAAAACGAAACTGGGTAAGGGTTAAATTGGCGGATAGTGACGAAACCGGCTGGATTCACTTATCCCTTCTATATTAA
- a CDS encoding HDOD domain-containing protein: protein MEVFLARQPIFTKHKKLFGYELLFRSGTQNAFPNISGDVATTNLLSNLFFPFEVKQLLGNKKGLINFTRQLLLDKAPLFLPKEQFVIEVLEDIEPDDDIISSLALFKERGFDIALDDFIYHEKFEPIIQLSKIIKFDLIATPLSTLVDVIKELKEKYNIKFLAEKVETYEEFKIAKEMGFNYFQGYFFAKPEVISTKGISSNQITKLKLVNEIGQKNIDIVKIQNFIRNDVPLSFKLLKYANSAYFNRRIPIDTIKDAIVFVGEEELRKFIKIVVVSDLGNAKPNELIRCSIIRARMCEKFSELFKSKFSAEELFTLGLFSYMDALMDCTMQEILKHLSFSEKMNQALLKNDNEFSRMLDIIFGFEQGNWDEQPIFKAFKGHEIEKKLPKLYADAISMANAF, encoded by the coding sequence ATGGAAGTATTTTTAGCCAGGCAACCCATTTTTACAAAGCATAAAAAGCTGTTCGGATACGAACTACTTTTCAGGTCAGGTACACAAAACGCCTTTCCTAATATTTCTGGAGATGTCGCCACTACAAATCTTTTATCAAATCTGTTCTTTCCGTTTGAAGTAAAGCAACTACTGGGTAACAAAAAAGGACTGATCAACTTTACCCGGCAACTACTGCTGGACAAAGCACCTCTGTTCCTTCCTAAGGAACAGTTTGTTATAGAAGTCCTCGAGGATATTGAGCCTGATGATGATATCATCTCCTCTCTTGCCTTGTTCAAGGAAAGGGGGTTTGATATTGCGTTGGACGACTTCATTTATCATGAAAAGTTTGAGCCAATAATTCAGTTGTCAAAAATTATTAAATTTGATCTGATTGCCACCCCATTGTCCACTCTGGTCGATGTCATTAAGGAGCTGAAAGAAAAATATAATATTAAATTCCTGGCTGAAAAGGTTGAAACTTATGAAGAGTTTAAAATAGCAAAGGAAATGGGGTTCAATTATTTTCAAGGATACTTTTTTGCCAAGCCTGAGGTTATTTCCACTAAGGGGATCTCTTCCAATCAAATCACCAAACTCAAATTGGTCAATGAAATAGGGCAAAAGAATATAGATATTGTAAAAATCCAGAATTTTATACGAAATGATGTACCATTGTCCTTTAAACTTCTAAAATATGCGAATTCAGCCTATTTTAACCGGCGTATACCGATTGATACGATAAAGGATGCCATTGTTTTTGTTGGAGAGGAAGAGCTCAGAAAATTTATTAAGATTGTAGTGGTCTCTGATCTGGGTAATGCCAAACCTAATGAGTTGATCCGGTGCTCCATCATCCGGGCGAGAATGTGTGAAAAATTCAGCGAACTGTTTAAAAGTAAGTTTTCGGCTGAGGAATTATTTACCCTTGGCCTTTTTTCATATATGGATGCCCTCATGGACTGCACGATGCAGGAAATCCTCAAGCATCTTTCTTTTTCTGAGAAAATGAATCAGGCCTTGCTTAAAAATGACAATGAATTTTCAAGAATGTTGGATATCATTTTTGGATTTGAACAAGGCAACTGGGATGAGCAACCTATTTTCAAAGCGTTCAAAGGCCACGAAATTGAGAAGAAACTTCCCAAACTCTATGCCGATGCCATTTCCATGGCCAATGCATTCTAG
- a CDS encoding putative sulfate/molybdate transporter — protein MVSPFRFNRMEFAGSLGDLGTILPLSIGMILINGLNPLGLFLSVGLYYIFSGIYFKVTSPVEPMKVISAYAIATGITASQIQASSLWIFLFLLIIGGSGIITVIGRYIPKPAIRGGQLSTGVLLVTQGGKLMMGSSKFQALRSAAEPYLSVQNLGPVPIGLIIGGILGILTLLLLENKRVPAAIVVVGTGILTGLFWGTWEGLENIKLEFNLPNLLPYGFPAVSDFTFALLVLVLPQVPMTLGNAVVANADLSAQYFPQAGKRVTYRSLCLSMALSNLMGFFLGGMPMCHGAGGLASRYRFGARTGGSNLIIGAIFSLLALFLGEHLMGVIYLLPMAALCVLLVFAGAQLSLTVLDMKTRKEIFVPILIVGITLASNLAAGFLVGIIVAYALTSEKLSI, from the coding sequence ATGGTTTCTCCCTTTAGATTCAATCGCATGGAGTTTGCTGGCAGCCTGGGAGATTTAGGCACCATTTTGCCTTTGTCTATCGGTATGATTTTGATCAATGGGCTGAATCCATTGGGTCTGTTCTTGTCTGTCGGGCTCTATTACATATTTTCGGGGATCTATTTCAAGGTCACCAGTCCAGTCGAACCCATGAAGGTAATTAGCGCCTATGCCATCGCCACCGGAATAACCGCCAGCCAGATCCAGGCCTCGAGTCTATGGATTTTCTTGTTTCTTTTGATAATCGGCGGGTCTGGTATTATCACCGTAATCGGCAGGTATATTCCCAAACCGGCTATCCGGGGGGGTCAGTTGTCCACCGGCGTTTTGCTGGTGACCCAGGGGGGCAAGCTGATGATGGGCTCCTCAAAGTTTCAAGCCCTGCGCAGCGCGGCGGAGCCTTATCTGAGTGTCCAAAATCTGGGGCCAGTCCCCATTGGCTTGATCATCGGCGGCATTCTGGGTATTCTTACACTCTTATTGCTGGAAAACAAGCGGGTACCGGCCGCAATAGTGGTCGTTGGGACCGGTATTTTGACGGGGCTCTTCTGGGGTACATGGGAAGGGCTTGAGAATATTAAACTCGAATTTAATCTACCCAACCTGCTGCCATACGGATTCCCTGCAGTCAGTGATTTCACTTTTGCACTGCTGGTACTGGTCTTGCCGCAAGTCCCCATGACCCTTGGGAATGCCGTCGTGGCCAATGCCGATCTGTCGGCCCAATATTTTCCCCAGGCGGGCAAGAGGGTTACCTACCGGTCCTTGTGCCTCAGTATGGCCCTTTCCAACTTGATGGGCTTTTTCCTTGGCGGTATGCCAATGTGCCACGGTGCTGGCGGACTGGCCTCCCGCTACCGTTTCGGAGCCCGCACCGGTGGTTCCAATCTGATCATTGGTGCCATCTTTAGCCTTTTGGCACTTTTTTTAGGGGAGCATCTGATGGGAGTCATTTATCTGCTGCCCATGGCTGCACTATGCGTATTGCTGGTTTTTGCCGGAGCACAGTTGAGCCTGACCGTTTTGGATATGAAAACTCGCAAAGAAATTTTTGTGCCGATACTCATTGTAGGGATAACGTTGGCTTCCAATCTTGCCGCTGGCTTTCTTGTCGGGATTATCGTGGCCTACGCATTGACATCGGAAAAACTCAGCATTTAA
- the rsgA gene encoding ribosome small subunit-dependent GTPase A, whose protein sequence is MSNKNSSQQDNMFKHLSHLGWSSHFQKRLKHIANQSLIPARVTGVRKRYFFINDGKEEILATPAGKLKQENSSTYPVVGDWVMVRETAIEGILPRKNALTRGAAGMHSRKTGEYREQTIAANLDNVFIVSGLDRDFNLRRLERYLTLVYNCGLNPIIILTKADLHQDPQHFVTQAESIAFGVPVHLVSAFDDTGLSELNSYLAQGRTSVMVGSSGTGKSTLINRLCGEELQATGEVSESVGKGMHTTTSRDLIMMPQGGMIIDNPGIREISFWEIDQGVESTFPEIEEFAALCRFSDCTHTHEPGCRVLQAIQDGELTEGRFENYLKMKRELEYVSARKNKSADRVEKERWKGVSMKIKSIKKKR, encoded by the coding sequence ATGAGCAACAAAAATTCATCACAACAAGACAATATGTTTAAACACCTTTCCCATCTGGGATGGTCATCCCATTTCCAGAAACGACTTAAACATATTGCCAATCAATCTCTCATCCCGGCCCGGGTGACCGGGGTCAGAAAAAGATATTTTTTTATCAATGACGGCAAAGAAGAGATTCTGGCAACCCCGGCCGGAAAACTTAAACAGGAGAACAGCAGCACATACCCGGTGGTCGGCGACTGGGTCATGGTCAGGGAAACGGCTATCGAAGGGATATTGCCGCGAAAAAATGCGCTGACCCGTGGGGCGGCAGGCATGCACAGCCGAAAAACAGGAGAATACCGGGAACAGACCATCGCGGCCAATCTTGACAACGTATTCATCGTGAGCGGCCTTGACCGGGATTTTAATCTGCGCCGCCTTGAGCGCTACCTGACCCTGGTCTACAATTGCGGGCTTAACCCGATAATCATCCTGACAAAGGCCGATCTTCACCAGGATCCCCAACATTTTGTAACCCAAGCCGAATCCATCGCCTTCGGCGTTCCCGTACATCTGGTCTCCGCCTTTGATGATACAGGGCTTTCCGAGCTGAATTCCTATCTGGCGCAGGGCAGGACCAGCGTCATGGTGGGCTCTTCGGGCACAGGCAAATCCACCCTGATCAACCGGCTGTGCGGAGAAGAGCTCCAGGCCACCGGCGAAGTAAGCGAAAGTGTGGGCAAGGGGATGCACACCACCACATCCCGGGATCTGATCATGATGCCCCAGGGCGGAATGATCATTGACAATCCGGGCATCCGCGAAATAAGCTTCTGGGAAATTGACCAGGGGGTTGAATCCACATTTCCTGAAATAGAAGAGTTCGCTGCTCTTTGCCGTTTTTCAGACTGCACCCATACCCACGAACCCGGCTGCCGGGTGCTCCAAGCCATCCAGGACGGAGAATTGACCGAAGGCAGATTTGAAAACTACCTTAAAATGAAACGGGAACTGGAATATGTCTCGGCCCGGAAGAACAAAAGCGCCGATCGTGTGGAAAAGGAGCGGTGGAAAGGGGTTTCCATGAAGATCAAATCGATAAAGAAAAAGCGTTAG
- a CDS encoding sugar kinase translates to MADESPRKFVLVTRKTRLQELVERFNTWPQAKFYLEHNQVDAKDYLDEHDLYQVRVRQAEQFLKKNGLFQKLERTMLPGYRFHPTDIVVVIGQDGLVANTLKYLDGQPVVALNPDPGRWDGKLLPFSVEDLPGVVRQVRHNDWACRTITFAQAATNDGQHILAVNDLFIGPRTHQSARYRINWADKSETQSSSGIIVSTGFGSTGWFQSILAGAMAVSGTSGHPLENGFAWDEQRLRFSVREPFPSRTTGISLVFGEITHEKWLEIESMMPENGVIFSDGIENDSITFNSGTIAQIGLSKKAGLLVWKR, encoded by the coding sequence ATGGCAGATGAAAGCCCGCGCAAATTTGTGCTTGTGACAAGAAAGACCCGGTTGCAGGAACTGGTGGAACGGTTCAACACCTGGCCCCAGGCAAAATTTTACCTCGAACACAACCAGGTGGATGCAAAGGATTATCTTGATGAGCATGACCTGTACCAGGTAAGGGTCCGGCAAGCAGAGCAATTTTTGAAAAAAAACGGACTGTTCCAGAAACTTGAAAGAACGATGCTGCCCGGATACCGGTTCCATCCCACGGACATTGTGGTGGTCATCGGCCAGGACGGACTTGTGGCCAATACCCTGAAATACCTTGACGGACAACCCGTGGTGGCCCTCAACCCCGACCCAGGCAGGTGGGACGGCAAGCTTCTGCCCTTTTCGGTGGAGGATCTGCCCGGGGTTGTCCGGCAGGTGCGCCACAATGATTGGGCGTGTCGAACAATTACCTTTGCCCAGGCCGCCACCAATGACGGCCAGCACATTTTAGCGGTTAATGATCTGTTTATCGGCCCCAGAACCCACCAGTCCGCAAGGTACCGGATCAACTGGGCCGACAAATCAGAAACCCAGTCCTCCTCGGGCATCATTGTCAGCACAGGATTCGGTTCAACCGGCTGGTTTCAATCCATCCTGGCAGGTGCCATGGCCGTGTCAGGAACAAGCGGCCACCCCCTTGAAAACGGCTTTGCCTGGGATGAGCAACGGCTCCGGTTCAGTGTTCGGGAACCGTTCCCCAGCCGGACCACAGGCATTAGTCTTGTATTTGGTGAAATCACACATGAAAAATGGCTGGAAATCGAATCCATGATGCCTGAAAACGGCGTCATTTTTTCCGATGGGATTGAAAATGACAGCATTACTTTTAATTCGGGCACCATCGCCCAAATAGGATTGTCAAAAAAAGCGGGACTGCTGGTATGGAAACGCTGA